In the genome of Helicobacteraceae bacterium, one region contains:
- the rsfS gene encoding ribosome silencing factor has translation MNERLETIAKVLDQNKAERIEKFNLESSDYMTSGVVVASALADKHLIALVDHLKSALKPLGEEFLHIDTSDEWAAIDLGDILVHIMSESARDRYNLEAFLDEFKKRKLAASLR, from the coding sequence TTGAACGAGAGATTAGAGACAATCGCCAAAGTTTTGGATCAAAACAAAGCGGAGCGCATAGAAAAATTTAACCTAGAAAGCAGCGATTATATGACGAGCGGCGTCGTCGTAGCGTCCGCGCTCGCGGATAAACATCTGATCGCGCTGGTCGATCATCTTAAATCGGCGCTAAAGCCGTTAGGCGAAGAGTTTTTGCATATCGACACAAGCGACGAGTGGGCGGCGATCGATCTGGGAGATATACTAGTACATATTATGAGCGAAAGCGCGCGCGATCGCTACAACCTAGAAGCCTTTTTGGACGAGTTCAAGAAACGAAAACTAGCCGCTTCTTTAAGATAG
- the mnmA gene encoding tRNA 2-thiouridine(34) synthase MnmA, with the protein MSGKKKVLVAMSGGVDSSMSAKLLLEQGYEVHGAYMKMHSFEDRHAANIEKGRKVAAYFGFTHHVLDKREEFAQKVYTPFINIYKEGKTPNPCTFCNRYLKFGALAEFADSLGCEYVATGHYIKTDGEFFYEATDTTKDQSYFLFNVRKETLKRLIFPLADWRKPDVKKMAAAIPELAFLATQRESAEICFVETDYIDIIGKHFNVEQAGDVLDENGKTIGSHKGYMQYTIGKRRGFTVGGAKEPLYVQKILPEDNKIVVAPKSRIYQRAFDIEKVNLFFEPPQKTFRALIKVRYRNNKQPGVVTIDENGGAKAVLDEPEFAIASGQAAVFYEDNKLLGGGYVV; encoded by the coding sequence GTGAGCGGCAAGAAAAAGGTTCTAGTGGCTATGAGCGGCGGCGTCGATTCGTCGATGAGCGCGAAGCTGCTGTTAGAGCAAGGTTACGAGGTGCATGGCGCGTATATGAAAATGCACTCTTTCGAGGATAGGCACGCCGCCAATATAGAAAAAGGGCGCAAAGTCGCCGCGTATTTTGGATTTACCCATCACGTTTTAGATAAGCGCGAGGAGTTTGCGCAAAAGGTCTATACGCCGTTTATCAACATCTACAAAGAGGGCAAAACGCCCAATCCATGCACCTTCTGCAACCGTTATTTGAAGTTTGGCGCGCTGGCGGAGTTCGCCGATAGTCTAGGGTGCGAATATGTGGCGACGGGGCATTACATCAAAACCGACGGGGAGTTTTTTTACGAAGCGACCGATACGACCAAAGATCAGAGCTATTTTTTGTTTAACGTGCGCAAAGAGACGCTAAAGCGGCTAATTTTTCCGCTTGCCGATTGGCGCAAGCCCGACGTTAAAAAGATGGCGGCGGCGATACCCGAACTCGCCTTTTTGGCTACGCAACGCGAAAGCGCCGAAATATGCTTTGTGGAGACCGACTATATCGATATTATCGGCAAACATTTCAACGTGGAGCAAGCGGGCGACGTTCTCGACGAAAACGGCAAGACGATCGGCTCGCATAAGGGCTATATGCAATACACGATCGGCAAACGGCGCGGCTTTACGGTCGGCGGCGCGAAAGAGCCGCTCTACGTGCAAAAAATACTGCCTGAAGACAACAAAATCGTCGTGGCGCCAAAGAGTCGCATCTATCAAAGAGCGTTTGATATTGAAAAGGTAAATCTCTTTTTTGAGCCGCCGCAAAAAACGTTTCGCGCTTTGATCAAGGTGCGCTATCGCAACAACAAACAGCCCGGAGTAGTAACGATAGACGAAAACGGAGGCGCCAAGGCGGTTTTGGACGAGCCGGAATTCGCGATCGCCTCCGGTCAGGCGGCGGTATTCTACGAGGACAATAAACTCTTAGGCGGCGGCTATGTCGTATAG
- a CDS encoding Rrf2 family transcriptional regulator translates to MVCISSKGVYSLSAMLYLAQQGDNLVQIKEIADGSNIPQNYLEQLLVQLKKVGFVESIRGAKGGYKMAISPEKVTVLQILYAMESEGMNPEKYGLDSPALDIFWDEINRKVENLFAVPLQELVDRAARLNEASMYHI, encoded by the coding sequence ATGGTGTGTATCTCCTCGAAGGGCGTGTATTCGCTCTCGGCGATGCTTTATCTAGCGCAACAGGGCGATAATCTCGTGCAGATAAAGGAGATCGCCGACGGCAGCAATATACCTCAAAACTATCTTGAACAGTTGCTGGTTCAGCTCAAAAAAGTGGGATTTGTAGAGAGCATTCGCGGCGCAAAAGGCGGCTATAAGATGGCGATTAGCCCCGAAAAAGTAACCGTGCTACAGATTCTCTACGCTATGGAAAGCGAGGGAATGAATCCCGAAAAATACGGGCTTGACTCGCCCGCGCTTGATATTTTCTGGGACGAGATCAACAGAAAGGTCGAAAATCTGTTCGCCGTTCCGTTGCAGGAGCTGGTCGATCGCGCCGCTAGGCTAAATGAAGCGTCAATGTATCACATCTAA
- a CDS encoding phosphoglycerate kinase yields MTLRTIKDIEIADKKVFIRCDFNVPQDEFGNITDDRRIRSALATINYCVDHNCAIILASHSGRPKGEFDAKYTLAPVAKRLQTLLKRDVILATDVVGADAAKKSKELASGGILLLENLRFEKGETKNDDEFAKKLADMADVYINDAFGVSHRAHASVEAITKFFPDDAKAAGFLLNKEINFFDRTLQHPTRPFIAVIGGSKVSGKLQALENLLQKVDKIIVGGGMAFTFLKALGEQVGDSLVEDDLIPDALRILDEAKKRNVKFYLPVDVVCAQSIDPNAVTIYTTSKEIPYGWKGLDIGPATTRLFREVLDGAQTILWNGPMGVFEIDKFAKGSFKISHRIAESHATKIVGGGDTADVVQRADDADEMTFISTGGGASLELLEGKILPGVKALEIKEGQ; encoded by the coding sequence ATGACGCTTAGAACAATTAAAGATATTGAAATTGCGGACAAAAAAGTTTTTATCCGTTGCGATTTTAACGTGCCTCAAGACGAATTTGGCAACATAACTGACGATCGCAGAATCCGTTCGGCTTTGGCTACGATCAACTACTGCGTGGATCACAACTGCGCGATCATATTAGCCAGCCATAGCGGGCGACCAAAGGGCGAGTTTGACGCTAAATACACGCTTGCTCCGGTCGCTAAAAGGCTTCAAACGCTTTTGAAGCGCGACGTGATTTTGGCTACGGACGTAGTCGGCGCGGACGCGGCGAAAAAATCCAAAGAGCTGGCAAGCGGCGGGATTTTGTTGCTAGAGAATCTTCGCTTTGAAAAGGGCGAGACGAAAAACGACGACGAATTCGCCAAAAAACTAGCCGATATGGCGGACGTTTATATCAACGACGCTTTTGGCGTAAGCCACCGCGCTCACGCTTCGGTGGAGGCGATCACCAAGTTTTTCCCCGACGACGCGAAAGCCGCCGGATTTTTGCTCAACAAAGAGATCAACTTCTTTGATCGCACCCTTCAACACCCCACGCGCCCGTTTATCGCGGTAATCGGCGGCAGCAAGGTTTCGGGCAAACTTCAGGCGTTAGAAAACCTGCTCCAAAAGGTGGATAAAATTATCGTCGGCGGCGGCATGGCATTTACCTTCCTAAAAGCGCTAGGCGAGCAGGTGGGCGATTCGCTTGTCGAGGACGATCTAATTCCCGACGCGCTTCGCATTCTCGACGAGGCAAAAAAGCGAAACGTAAAGTTCTACCTGCCTGTGGACGTGGTTTGCGCACAGTCGATCGACCCGAACGCCGTTACGATCTACACGACCTCGAAAGAGATTCCATACGGCTGGAAAGGCTTGGATATAGGACCCGCCACTACGCGGCTGTTTAGGGAGGTTTTAGACGGAGCGCAAACGATACTTTGGAACGGACCTATGGGCGTTTTCGAGATCGACAAATTCGCCAAAGGCAGCTTTAAGATTTCGCACAGAATCGCCGAAAGCCACGCTACTAAGATCGTAGGCGGGGGCGATACCGCCGACGTGGTGCAAAGAGCGGACGACGCGGACGAAATGACTTTTATATCCACGGGCGGCGGCGCGTCGCTGGAACTTTTGGAGGGTAAGATTTTGCCCGGCGTTAAGGCGTTGGAAATCAAGGAGGGGCAATGA
- a CDS encoding glycosyltransferase, with the protein MIVLTGGGTGGHLAVVSAVKEALNAKGVKPFFIGSDHGQDRAWFGKDSGFIDKMFLPSKGVMNRKGLGKLFSLLNNGRLVLRTRKSLSALGVKAVFSAGGYAAAPAAIAAASLKIPLVIHEQNAVSGALNRRLKPFCKAFYSSFDPLSPCADYPVKRVFFDKARVRSKINAVIFLGGSQGSEAINQFAMSVAPALTARGVKIIHQCGRSGFEEARKFYEENAVDADVFAFNSNLVDLFTQADLAVARAGAGTLFELTANGLPALFVPYPFAAGNHQMANAKYISQKELGWCVEESRLSPEVLFNILPVDLTDISKQLAKEVRYGGAIAIAERLMILQKTANKL; encoded by the coding sequence ATGATAGTTTTAACGGGCGGCGGAACGGGCGGACATCTAGCCGTCGTTTCGGCTGTTAAAGAGGCGCTTAACGCCAAAGGGGTTAAACCGTTTTTTATAGGCTCCGATCACGGGCAGGATCGCGCGTGGTTTGGCAAGGATTCCGGTTTTATCGACAAGATGTTTTTGCCAAGCAAAGGCGTAATGAATAGAAAGGGATTAGGCAAACTCTTTTCGTTGCTAAACAACGGGCGGTTGGTTCTAAGAACCAGAAAAAGCCTCTCCGCGTTGGGCGTAAAGGCGGTTTTTAGCGCGGGCGGCTATGCGGCGGCGCCGGCGGCGATCGCGGCGGCAAGCCTGAAAATCCCGCTTGTAATCCACGAGCAAAACGCGGTGAGCGGCGCGTTAAATCGCAGGCTAAAGCCCTTCTGCAAGGCGTTTTACTCGTCGTTCGATCCGCTAAGCCCGTGCGCCGACTATCCCGTAAAGCGCGTTTTTTTCGATAAAGCGCGGGTTCGCTCGAAAATCAACGCTGTTATTTTTCTCGGCGGATCGCAAGGCTCGGAGGCGATCAATCAGTTTGCTATGAGCGTCGCGCCCGCTTTAACCGCTCGCGGCGTAAAAATTATTCACCAGTGCGGTCGCTCCGGATTTGAAGAGGCGCGGAAGTTCTACGAGGAAAACGCCGTCGACGCCGACGTTTTCGCTTTCAATTCCAATCTCGTCGATCTTTTTACGCAAGCGGATCTCGCGGTGGCAAGGGCGGGCGCCGGAACGCTCTTTGAGCTGACCGCCAACGGACTGCCCGCGCTTTTCGTTCCGTATCCTTTCGCCGCGGGTAACCACCAGATGGCAAACGCGAAATATATAAGCCAAAAGGAGCTTGGCTGGTGCGTAGAGGAGTCGCGTTTGAGTCCGGAAGTGCTGTTTAATATATTGCCCGTCGATTTGACGGATATTTCTAAACAGCTTGCGAAAGAGGTTCGCTACGGCGGCGCAATCGCGATCGCCGAGCGTCTGATGATTTTGCAAAAAACCGCGAATAAACTCTAG
- a CDS encoding insulinase family protein, whose product MARFCAVLFLLQGFVLAMNIEYVKGAPLLYEADRKLPIVSLQIVFLGSGSISDGKNSGVAYLTSALLDQGTKKLGAVAFARALEEKAISLDFQARKENFSIHLSSLRGEFGEGIDRLCALLRDPNLSADALAKIKIAAQGEFGSLETNFDYVAERGLNETLFKNTPLERPVMGDWKSVEKIGLKEIENHIKTALVKERATFLFGGDLSAQEAKAWSEKILNALPSGKKAEIAFYETASDGQTRTIKRDTKQAYIYFGAPFNLRFDDDEGYKAVAASFILGASGFGSRLMEEIRVQRGLAYSAYSHVNLSLTNARFNGHLQTKLESQEEAIAVVKSVIADFVKNGATQKELDEARRFILGSEPLRNETMIQRLNRAYGDFYRGKPIGWQQEQLKKIETLKLDELNQFIAAHSEILRLSFFIVTNGK is encoded by the coding sequence ATGGCTCGTTTTTGCGCCGTTTTATTTTTACTGCAAGGATTTGTTTTGGCTATGAATATCGAATACGTCAAAGGCGCGCCGCTTTTGTATGAAGCCGATCGCAAACTGCCGATCGTTAGTCTGCAGATCGTGTTTTTAGGCTCCGGATCGATTAGCGACGGCAAAAACTCAGGCGTGGCTTATCTGACGAGCGCGTTGCTAGATCAAGGCACGAAAAAGCTAGGCGCGGTCGCGTTTGCCCGCGCTTTGGAAGAGAAGGCGATCTCGCTTGATTTTCAGGCGCGAAAAGAGAACTTTTCCATTCATCTTAGCTCGTTAAGAGGGGAGTTCGGCGAAGGGATCGACAGGCTATGCGCTTTGTTGCGAGATCCCAACTTGAGCGCCGACGCGCTCGCGAAGATCAAGATCGCCGCGCAAGGGGAGTTCGGCTCGCTAGAAACGAATTTCGACTATGTAGCCGAGCGCGGGCTGAACGAAACGCTTTTCAAAAATACGCCGCTTGAACGCCCCGTAATGGGCGACTGGAAAAGCGTGGAAAAGATCGGGCTGAAAGAGATTGAAAACCATATTAAAACGGCGCTGGTAAAAGAGCGCGCGACCTTTTTATTCGGCGGCGATCTTAGCGCTCAAGAGGCGAAGGCGTGGAGCGAAAAGATACTAAACGCCTTGCCAAGCGGCAAAAAAGCGGAGATCGCCTTCTACGAAACGGCAAGCGACGGGCAAACGCGAACGATCAAACGCGACACCAAGCAGGCGTATATCTACTTTGGCGCGCCGTTTAATTTGCGTTTTGACGACGACGAGGGTTACAAAGCCGTCGCCGCGTCGTTTATCCTCGGCGCGTCGGGCTTTGGCAGCCGCCTGATGGAGGAGATTCGCGTCCAGCGAGGACTCGCTTACAGCGCGTATTCGCACGTTAATCTATCTTTGACGAACGCGCGTTTTAACGGGCATCTGCAAACCAAGCTAGAGTCGCAAGAGGAGGCGATCGCCGTCGTAAAAAGCGTTATAGCGGATTTTGTCAAAAACGGCGCGACGCAAAAGGAGCTAGACGAGGCGCGCCGCTTTATATTGGGAAGCGAGCCGCTTCGCAACGAAACGATGATTCAGCGTCTAAATCGCGCCTACGGCGATTTTTATCGCGGCAAACCGATCGGCTGGCAGCAAGAGCAGCTAAAAAAGATCGAGACGCTTAAATTGGACGAGCTAAATCAATTTATAGCCGCTCACTCCGAGATTCTGCGGTTAAGTTTTTTTATCGTAACCAACGGAAAATAA
- a CDS encoding FtsW/RodA/SpoVE family cell cycle protein: protein MSDRYLFIYTAALIFAGVLFALSLPLYLTQRIGAPHYYFFLRQGLYACVSLFLIWGLARLDPDRWASKIGFGIFFFFFALMFFMPFMPESIVPAINGARRWIRFGSLSVTPVEFFKVGFVYFLAWSLTRKLYRPKTGKEQFTFARELGAIAPYAAIFVVAIVLIAVTQNDLGQVIVIGCTMSLMIFFAGSSVKVFTVLIGSSLFVGFALILQARHRIDRVLQWWSSAQDYILSLFPDFIANALRVDASAVSPASQVIQSAHAIHHGGLMGSGLGAGVVKLGFLSDAHNDFALAGIAEETGLFGITLVSLLILLVIYRIFKIANRSDNPVFYLFSIGIGVMIASQFLMNALGATGLIPIKGISAPFLSYGGASLTAFSVAIGMALMISKKAKL from the coding sequence TTGAGCGATCGTTATCTATTTATCTATACAGCCGCGTTGATCTTCGCGGGCGTGCTGTTCGCCCTTTCGCTGCCGCTTTACCTGACGCAGCGAATCGGCGCGCCGCACTACTATTTCTTTCTTAGGCAAGGTCTATACGCTTGCGTTTCGTTGTTTTTGATATGGGGGCTCGCGAGGCTTGATCCGGACAGATGGGCGTCAAAAATCGGCTTTGGAATCTTTTTTTTCTTTTTCGCGCTGATGTTTTTTATGCCGTTTATGCCCGAATCGATCGTTCCCGCCATAAACGGCGCTAGGCGGTGGATTAGATTCGGATCGCTTAGCGTTACGCCCGTCGAGTTTTTCAAAGTAGGCTTCGTCTATTTTCTGGCGTGGAGCTTGACTAGAAAACTCTATCGCCCCAAAACGGGCAAAGAGCAGTTTACCTTTGCTAGAGAGCTGGGCGCGATAGCGCCTTACGCGGCTATCTTTGTCGTGGCGATCGTTCTGATCGCCGTAACGCAAAACGATCTAGGACAGGTGATAGTGATTGGTTGCACGATGAGCCTGATGATCTTTTTTGCGGGTTCTAGCGTTAAGGTTTTTACCGTTTTAATAGGGTCATCGTTGTTTGTCGGTTTTGCGCTGATATTGCAAGCGCGGCATAGAATCGATCGCGTGTTGCAGTGGTGGAGCAGCGCGCAGGACTATATTCTCTCGCTGTTTCCCGATTTTATAGCGAACGCTTTGCGCGTTGACGCTTCCGCCGTTAGCCCCGCTTCTCAGGTTATCCAGTCGGCGCACGCGATCCATCACGGCGGACTAATGGGATCGGGGCTTGGGGCTGGCGTGGTAAAATTAGGTTTCCTTAGCGATGCGCATAACGATTTCGCGCTCGCGGGGATTGCCGAAGAAACGGGATTATTTGGAATAACGCTTGTAAGTTTATTGATCTTGCTTGTGATTTATAGAATATTCAAAATCGCCAATAGAAGCGATAATCCAGTTTTCTATCTTTTTAGCATAGGAATCGGAGTGATGATTGCATCGCAATTTTTAATGAACGCGCTTGGCGCGACGGGGTTAATACCGATAAAAGGCATATCCGCGCCGTTTCTAAGCTACGGCGGCGCGTCGCTTACCGCCTTTTCCGTAGCGATCGGAATGGCGCTTATGATTAGCAAGAAAGCGAAACTATGA
- the recG gene encoding ATP-dependent DNA helicase RecG encodes MQTANRENQAPIRAAALNKRKLIKQPPDINAKSSAASAIESALRIPNSWRDLRVGEYPSIGASCLCVARVIDTRDTDKIFIARLFSQNWRAEVSAVYFHAKSWQKAQYTRGAILNLYGKVERGRAGLEIIQPIAVKTTGAIEPQYKNKAAKAAIAANVGEQKLIAEGLPIEIAKELINLHFPRTMPSLDNAKTIYALKYAEIFSFMKRLRRKRLVLSAIATITADPAPFIKSLPFALTDDQLAAIAACRSDLSRDVQARRLIVGDVGCGKTMVMLAIAYMVGKARTILMAPTTLLANQLYEEARNYLGGFLKIGFVTQKEDTIDGKNLLSEPDADFIVGTQALLYRKLPRAACVMIDEQHRFGANQRKKLGDLTSGGGAKPHFFQFSATPIPRTLAMIQSSLLQITTIKTMPFKRRVQTRVIDRNDFGELIAHIREQIALGAQVLIVYPLIEASETNEYRSLEEARGYWESRFDRVYVTHGKDREKEETLLDFRENGAILLATTVVEVGISLPRLNTIVVAGADRLGLATLHQLRGRVGRAGQEARCFFYSNNPRNARLTELAKTNDGFEVAELDLQNRDSGDLLSGVMQSGAQFNWFNISSDRRIVEAVKAALDAADADGVIKAPNKSKFRASKPRTSF; translated from the coding sequence TTGCAAACGGCAAATCGCGAAAACCAAGCCCCTATTCGCGCCGCCGCGCTAAATAAACGCAAATTGATAAAACAACCGCCCGATATAAACGCCAAATCAAGCGCCGCGTCGGCGATTGAATCGGCTTTGCGAATACCTAATAGCTGGCGCGATCTGCGAGTCGGCGAATATCCGTCGATTGGCGCAAGCTGTCTGTGCGTAGCCCGCGTAATCGATACGCGCGATACGGACAAGATTTTTATCGCGCGGCTCTTTTCGCAAAATTGGCGCGCGGAGGTAAGCGCCGTCTATTTTCACGCCAAAAGCTGGCAAAAGGCGCAATATACGCGCGGCGCGATTTTGAACCTTTATGGCAAGGTTGAGCGAGGACGAGCGGGGCTTGAGATAATTCAGCCGATCGCGGTAAAAACGACCGGAGCTATCGAGCCGCAATACAAAAACAAAGCCGCGAAAGCCGCGATCGCCGCCAACGTCGGCGAACAAAAACTGATCGCCGAAGGTCTGCCGATCGAGATCGCAAAAGAGTTGATAAACCTTCACTTTCCGCGAACTATGCCGAGCCTCGATAACGCCAAGACAATCTACGCGCTGAAATACGCCGAGATATTTTCCTTTATGAAAAGGCTGCGCCGCAAACGGCTGGTATTAAGCGCGATCGCGACGATTACCGCCGATCCCGCGCCGTTTATCAAAAGCCTGCCGTTTGCGCTAACCGACGATCAGCTCGCCGCGATCGCCGCGTGCCGAAGCGATCTCTCTCGCGACGTTCAGGCGCGAAGATTGATCGTAGGCGACGTGGGTTGCGGCAAAACGATGGTAATGCTGGCGATCGCCTATATGGTCGGCAAGGCGCGAACGATATTGATGGCGCCGACGACTCTGCTGGCAAATCAGCTTTACGAAGAGGCGCGCAACTATTTGGGCGGTTTTCTGAAAATCGGCTTTGTAACGCAAAAAGAGGATACAATCGACGGCAAAAACCTTTTAAGCGAGCCTGACGCGGATTTCATCGTCGGCACGCAGGCGTTGCTTTACCGCAAGTTGCCCAGAGCCGCCTGCGTGATGATCGACGAGCAACACCGCTTCGGCGCGAACCAGCGTAAAAAGCTCGGCGATCTCACAAGCGGCGGCGGCGCCAAACCGCATTTTTTTCAGTTTTCCGCGACCCCAATCCCGCGCACGCTGGCGATGATTCAAAGCTCGCTGCTGCAAATCACGACAATCAAAACTATGCCGTTTAAGAGGCGCGTTCAAACGCGAGTGATCGATCGCAACGATTTTGGCGAGCTGATCGCGCATATCAGAGAGCAGATCGCGCTCGGCGCTCAAGTTTTGATCGTCTATCCGCTAATCGAGGCGAGCGAAACTAACGAATATCGGAGCTTGGAAGAGGCGAGAGGCTATTGGGAGAGCCGTTTTGATCGCGTTTACGTTACGCACGGCAAAGATCGGGAAAAAGAGGAAACCTTGCTCGACTTCAGGGAAAACGGCGCGATTTTGCTCGCCACCACCGTCGTGGAGGTCGGCATATCCTTGCCAAGACTTAACACGATCGTCGTCGCGGGCGCGGATCGGCTAGGACTCGCGACGCTTCATCAGCTTCGCGGGCGCGTGGGCAGAGCGGGGCAGGAGGCGCGATGTTTTTTCTACTCGAATAATCCGCGCAACGCCCGCTTAACGGAGCTTGCCAAAACTAACGACGGCTTCGAGGTGGCGGAATTAGATTTGCAAAACCGCGATTCGGGCGATCTATTAAGCGGCGTAATGCAAAGCGGCGCGCAGTTTAATTGGTTTAATATCTCTTCGGATCGGCGTATCGTAGAGGCGGTTAAAGCCGCGCTTGACGCGGCGGACGCGGACGGCGTTATAAAGGCTCCAAACAAGAGTAAATTTCGCGCCTCGAAACCTAGAACCTCTTTTTGA
- the cysK gene encoding cysteine synthase A has product MATNVTDLIGNTPLVRLSRVGKGFNVIGKAEFFNPTHSVKDRIGFSMIDDAIKKGVVVPGKTIIVEPTSGNTGIALASICAGLGISLTLTMPASMSLERRQILAAFGAHLELTPPEQGMSGAVRRAEEIVKENANAIILQQFENPANPAIHRSTTAEEIWRDTDGKIDIFVAAVGTGGTLTGVGEVLKAKKPEIEVIAVEPQASPVLSGGKPGPHKIQGIGAGFVPKVLNTGVYKEVIQVANEAAIATARRVAKEEGLLVGISSGANVYAALEVAKREQNKGKTIVTILCDTGERYLSGGLFE; this is encoded by the coding sequence ATCGCTACAAACGTTACCGATCTAATCGGCAATACTCCGCTAGTTCGCCTTAGCCGCGTAGGTAAAGGCTTCAATGTGATCGGCAAAGCCGAGTTTTTCAACCCCACGCACTCCGTCAAAGATCGCATAGGTTTTAGCATGATCGACGACGCGATTAAAAAAGGCGTCGTCGTTCCGGGTAAAACGATCATCGTCGAACCCACGAGCGGCAATACGGGGATCGCGCTCGCGAGCATTTGCGCGGGGCTAGGCATTTCGCTGACGCTGACTATGCCCGCGTCGATGAGCTTGGAGCGCCGACAGATTTTGGCGGCTTTCGGAGCGCATTTGGAGCTAACGCCGCCCGAACAGGGCATGAGCGGCGCGGTAAGAAGAGCCGAGGAGATCGTTAAAGAAAACGCGAACGCTATTATTCTTCAGCAGTTTGAAAACCCAGCCAACCCCGCGATCCACCGCTCTACCACCGCCGAAGAGATATGGCGCGACACGGACGGCAAGATCGATATTTTTGTCGCGGCGGTAGGCACGGGCGGCACGCTTACGGGCGTAGGCGAAGTTTTGAAGGCGAAAAAGCCGGAGATCGAGGTGATCGCCGTCGAGCCGCAAGCCTCGCCCGTGCTTAGCGGCGGCAAACCCGGACCGCACAAAATTCAAGGCATCGGCGCGGGTTTCGTGCCAAAAGTCTTGAATACGGGCGTATATAAAGAGGTTATACAGGTAGCCAACGAAGCCGCGATCGCCACGGCGCGTCGGGTGGCTAAAGAGGAGGGCTTGCTGGTGGGCATATCCTCCGGCGCGAACGTTTACGCGGCGCTGGAAGTCGCCAAGCGGGAGCAAAACAAGGGCAAAACGATTGTTACGATCCTGTGCGACACGGGCGAACGCTATCTTAGCGGCGGGCTATTCGAGTAA
- a CDS encoding AMIN domain-containing protein, with the protein MRVLGTLIALGFLLSACIRPHGVTIEPSEDETAQNEKILPAQNALTATLIDYYAAAGSPDASVETIEELDQELRRHIEGKKSDPNAVDGRGFSPLAIAAQANDRSMIERLCKAGANYEATAAHRIPLLVLSLQEGALESAKALLACGANPNIGGAEFPSPLTIAVLGGITGVDYRRMALSLLDAGANPNLGAVGEHPLLLYAIKTAQNDLALKMIERGANLELTDDEGMTPLTWAILLKSEETVGALLAKGARADAIDAHGYSPLSWAIFTDNQTAINAIVGQDGVKIAENERGTLAAQAAKNRSLSELRALAAVGAGTLSASAALPSIARFKAMDFLTLEYDDKAIAFKTSDPLIRDFALENPARLVLDFSRAAAVQSLSLPLNPNGTFQRASIGRHTGSYRVVIFLDKSYRYDLERTAEGPVVTLRQ; encoded by the coding sequence ATGCGAGTTTTAGGAACGCTGATCGCGTTAGGCTTTTTGTTGTCCGCGTGCATTCGTCCGCACGGCGTAACGATCGAGCCAAGCGAGGACGAAACCGCTCAAAACGAAAAAATCCTCCCCGCGCAAAACGCGCTGACGGCGACGTTGATTGATTACTACGCCGCCGCCGGGTCGCCCGACGCGAGCGTAGAGACAATCGAGGAGCTGGATCAAGAGCTAAGGCGGCATATTGAAGGCAAAAAGTCCGATCCAAACGCCGTTGACGGGCGAGGTTTTTCGCCTTTGGCGATAGCCGCGCAAGCCAATGATCGCTCTATGATCGAACGGCTGTGCAAGGCGGGCGCTAATTACGAAGCGACGGCGGCGCATAGGATTCCGCTACTAGTCTTGTCGCTGCAAGAGGGGGCGCTAGAGAGCGCCAAAGCCCTGCTCGCGTGCGGCGCAAATCCAAATATCGGCGGCGCGGAGTTTCCCTCGCCGCTGACAATCGCCGTTTTAGGGGGGATAACAGGCGTTGATTACCGCCGAATGGCGCTTTCGCTACTAGACGCAGGCGCCAATCCAAACTTGGGCGCGGTGGGCGAACACCCGCTTTTGCTATACGCGATCAAAACCGCTCAAAACGATCTGGCGCTAAAGATGATCGAAAGGGGGGCGAACCTAGAGCTTACCGACGACGAAGGAATGACCCCGCTTACGTGGGCGATCCTGCTCAAAAGCGAGGAGACGGTCGGCGCGCTTTTGGCTAAAGGCGCGCGCGCGGACGCGATCGACGCGCACGGCTACAGCCCGCTAAGCTGGGCTATCTTTACCGACAACCAAACCGCGATTAACGCTATAGTTGGTCAAGACGGCGTAAAAATAGCCGAAAACGAGCGCGGAACTCTGGCGGCGCAAGCGGCGAAAAACCGCTCGCTCTCCGAGTTGCGGGCGCTTGCGGCGGTTGGCGCTGGAACGCTTAGCGCTAGCGCCGCTTTGCCAAGCATAGCGCGTTTTAAGGCGATGGACTTTTTGACGCTTGAATACGACGATAAAGCAATCGCGTTTAAAACCTCCGATCCGTTAATACGCGATTTCGCGCTGGAAAATCCCGCGAGACTGGTTTTGGATTTCTCTCGCGCCGCCGCCGTGCAAAGCCTCTCTTTGCCGTTAAATCCGAACGGAACTTTTCAAAGAGCGTCGATCGGGCGGCATACGGGAAGCTATCGCGTCGTGATTTTTCTGGACAAGTCGTATCGTTACGATTTGGAGAGGACCGCGGAAGGTCCCGTCGTTACGTTGCGACAATAA